One genomic segment of Intestinimonas butyriciproducens includes these proteins:
- a CDS encoding adenosylcobinamide-GDP ribazoletransferase, which translates to MRSLWIAVAMYSKLPVPQVEWDRKSLSWALCFFPVVGVVIGLLLGLWLELCALLDIGPWLRAAGALLLPVAVSGAIHLDGFCDTADALGSHQPREKKLEILKDSHTGAFAIICCCLYLITFFAVWCEAEPAGGTFWVLCLGPALSRSLSGLAACSWPNARGSGLLATFTQPMDAKRARVVLVLWVIGCCAGMLWLDLWAGAFTVAGALLSFLYYRVMSTRQFGGVTGDLAGFFLQICECAMVLQVVLAQRIEVLL; encoded by the coding sequence ATGCGATCTCTTTGGATTGCGGTGGCGATGTACTCCAAGCTCCCAGTGCCTCAGGTGGAGTGGGATCGAAAGAGTCTCTCCTGGGCGCTGTGCTTTTTTCCAGTGGTGGGGGTGGTGATCGGTCTGCTTCTGGGGTTGTGGCTGGAGCTGTGCGCACTGTTGGATATCGGACCCTGGCTCCGGGCCGCTGGGGCGTTGCTGCTGCCCGTGGCGGTGAGCGGGGCCATCCACTTGGACGGCTTCTGTGACACGGCCGACGCGCTGGGCTCCCACCAGCCCAGAGAAAAAAAGCTGGAAATATTAAAGGACTCCCACACAGGAGCCTTTGCGATCATCTGTTGCTGCCTGTATCTCATCACCTTCTTTGCGGTATGGTGCGAAGCGGAGCCGGCCGGCGGCACGTTCTGGGTTCTGTGCCTGGGGCCAGCGCTGTCCCGCAGCCTGTCCGGCCTGGCGGCCTGCTCCTGGCCCAACGCCCGTGGGAGCGGTCTGCTGGCAACCTTTACGCAGCCCATGGACGCCAAGCGGGCGCGGGTGGTGTTGGTGCTGTGGGTAATCGGCTGCTGCGCCGGAATGCTGTGGCTGGACCTGTGGGCCGGAGCATTCACGGTGGCTGGGGCGCTGCTGTCCTTTCTCTACTATAGGGTCATGTCTACACGGCAGTTTGGAGGTGTCACCGGGGATCTGGCGGGATTTTTTCTCCAGATCTGTGAATGCGCTATGGTGCTCCAGGTAGTACTGGCCCAGCGGATCGAGGTGCTGTTATGA
- a CDS encoding bifunctional adenosylcobinamide kinase/adenosylcobinamide-phosphate guanylyltransferase codes for MLILVSGGSASGKSRYAEELVVRTQAGERIYVATMQVWDAESRKRVERHRAMRAGKGFRTVERPVRLGEMPVPEGAVVLLEDLSNLAANEWFDGGDRAGVPERVLTGIRKLRDRSSTVVVVTNELFSDGVCYDPETAAYLACLAQLNRVIAAQADRVYEVVCGIPVCWKGE; via the coding sequence ATGCTTATTTTGGTCAGCGGCGGCTCGGCAAGCGGAAAATCACGGTATGCCGAGGAACTGGTGGTCCGCACCCAGGCGGGAGAGCGGATCTATGTGGCCACAATGCAGGTTTGGGATGCTGAGAGCCGGAAGCGGGTGGAGCGGCATCGGGCCATGCGGGCAGGAAAGGGATTCCGCACGGTGGAGCGGCCGGTCCGCCTCGGAGAGATGCCGGTCCCCGAAGGGGCGGTGGTGCTGCTGGAGGACCTTTCCAACCTCGCGGCCAACGAGTGGTTCGACGGCGGCGACCGGGCGGGAGTCCCTGAGAGGGTGCTCACAGGGATACGGAAGCTGCGGGATCGGTCATCCACTGTCGTGGTGGTCACCAATGAACTTTTTTCCGACGGAGTCTGCTATGATCCGGAGACGGCGGCATACCTGGCTTGCCTCGCCCAACTCAATCGGGTCATCGCGGCCCAGGCGGACAGGGTCTATGAGGTGGTCTGCGGCATACCTGTCTGCTGGAAGGGGGAGTAG
- the cobT gene encoding nicotinate-nucleotide--dimethylbenzimidazole phosphoribosyltransferase → MRLEDILTQIAPAEQRAMAEAKRRWDAVAHPLNSLGMLETDVIRIAGMTGSPYIDISKRAVVVMCADNGVVEEGVTQTGQEVTALVTENMSTGDTSVCRMSHVAGADVIPVDIGVARPVKGGKIRQKNIRRGTANMTQGPAMTREEAERAILTGVELVGELKKQGYRLLATGEMGIGNTTTSSAVVSVLLRQEPADVTGRGAGLSTEGLRLKIRAIETAIAVNRPDPADGLDVLHKVGGLDIAGLAGVFLGGAYHHIPVLVDGFISSAAALVAASLCPGVKDYMLGSHASNEPAGKLVLEALGLTPFLYAGMCLGEGTGAVAVMPLLDMGLAVYREMCTFEATNIEAYQPLT, encoded by the coding sequence ATGAGATTAGAGGATATCCTCACGCAGATCGCGCCCGCAGAGCAACGAGCCATGGCGGAGGCGAAGCGCCGGTGGGATGCCGTCGCTCACCCGCTGAACAGCCTGGGCATGTTGGAGACGGATGTCATCCGGATCGCCGGAATGACAGGAAGCCCTTACATAGATATCTCCAAGCGGGCTGTGGTGGTCATGTGCGCCGACAACGGCGTGGTAGAGGAGGGCGTCACCCAGACAGGGCAGGAGGTCACGGCGCTTGTCACGGAAAACATGTCCACCGGGGACACCTCCGTGTGCCGGATGTCTCACGTGGCGGGCGCCGATGTGATTCCTGTGGACATTGGTGTCGCCCGCCCGGTAAAGGGCGGGAAGATCCGCCAGAAAAATATCCGGCGGGGAACAGCCAATATGACCCAAGGTCCGGCCATGACACGTGAAGAGGCGGAGCGGGCCATCCTGACGGGGGTGGAGTTGGTGGGCGAGCTCAAGAAACAGGGCTATCGGCTGCTGGCCACCGGAGAGATGGGCATTGGAAACACCACCACCTCCAGCGCCGTCGTCTCTGTCTTGCTGCGTCAGGAGCCGGCAGACGTGACAGGCAGGGGCGCCGGGCTCTCTACAGAGGGGCTCCGCCTGAAGATCAGGGCCATCGAGACCGCCATCGCCGTGAACCGCCCCGATCCGGCGGATGGTCTTGATGTTCTGCATAAGGTGGGCGGGTTGGATATCGCCGGGCTTGCCGGAGTATTCCTGGGGGGCGCCTATCACCATATTCCCGTGCTCGTGGACGGGTTTATTTCCTCTGCGGCTGCGCTGGTGGCGGCCAGCCTGTGTCCGGGGGTAAAGGACTACATGCTGGGCAGCCACGCATCGAATGAGCCGGCCGGAAAGCTGGTGCTGGAGGCGCTGGGGCTCACTCCGTTCCTCTACGCGGGCATGTGTCTGGGTGAGGGGACCGGGGCGGTGGCCGTTATGCCGCTGCTGGACATGGGGCTTGCGGTCTACCGGGAGATGTGTACCTTTGAGGCCACGAACATCGAGGCATATCAACCGCTGACATAA
- a CDS encoding cobyrinate a,c-diamide synthase — protein sequence MSKTPRLLLCAPASGGGKTTVTCAILQALVDRGMRPVAFKCGPDYIDPMFHSEIIGAKSRNLDLFFLGADTTCRLLAENTAGSSLAVVEGVMGYYDGIGMSSDAGAYDLARTTGTPAILVADARGRALSAAALVKGLAEFRPDSGIRGVILNRCSPMLYPRLKACVEEEVGIPVFGYLPLMSECALESRHLGLITAAEVGDLREKLRRLAEQAEKTLDIDGLLALSGAAPDLTYTPEKPVKIAGTPPVVALARDNAFCFYYEDGLAELRRQGAELVEFSPMEDTALPAGACGLYLGGGYPELYARRLSENIAMRKAVRKAVLGGMPCVAECGGFLYLHQSMEGSDGESYPMANVLEARAYRTDRMGRFGYVTLTAEKDNLLCRAGETLPGHEFHYWESTDPGAGFIARKPQSDRKWDCVHTSARLYAGFPHFHFASRPEAARRFTAACVRYREELQ from the coding sequence GTGAGTAAGACGCCTCGGCTCCTCCTCTGTGCCCCCGCCAGCGGAGGAGGTAAGACCACGGTGACCTGCGCTATTCTCCAGGCGCTGGTAGACCGCGGAATGCGGCCAGTTGCCTTTAAATGCGGACCTGACTACATCGATCCCATGTTCCATAGTGAGATCATTGGGGCAAAATCCCGGAACTTGGATCTGTTTTTCCTGGGGGCGGACACGACATGTCGACTGCTTGCGGAGAACACGGCGGGAAGCAGTCTGGCCGTGGTCGAGGGAGTCATGGGTTATTATGACGGCATCGGAATGAGCAGTGACGCAGGCGCCTATGATCTGGCACGAACCACGGGGACGCCGGCGATACTGGTGGCGGACGCCAGAGGGCGGGCCCTCTCTGCGGCCGCCCTGGTAAAGGGACTGGCGGAATTCCGGCCTGACAGTGGGATTCGGGGCGTGATCCTGAATCGCTGCTCCCCCATGCTGTACCCGCGCCTCAAAGCATGTGTGGAGGAGGAGGTCGGGATCCCAGTGTTTGGGTACCTGCCCCTCATGTCGGAGTGTGCGCTGGAGAGCCGCCATCTGGGCCTGATCACGGCCGCCGAGGTGGGAGATCTGCGGGAAAAGCTGCGGAGGTTGGCGGAACAGGCGGAAAAAACGCTGGATATAGACGGCCTCCTGGCCCTTTCCGGCGCTGCGCCGGATCTCACGTATACGCCGGAAAAACCGGTGAAAATCGCGGGGACTCCTCCAGTGGTGGCTTTGGCCAGAGATAACGCGTTTTGCTTTTATTATGAAGACGGCCTGGCGGAACTGCGGCGGCAGGGCGCTGAGCTGGTGGAGTTTTCCCCCATGGAGGATACTGCGCTTCCTGCTGGGGCCTGCGGGCTTTACCTGGGGGGGGGATACCCGGAGCTGTATGCCAGACGTCTTTCAGAGAACATCGCCATGCGAAAGGCGGTGCGAAAAGCCGTGCTGGGCGGGATGCCCTGTGTGGCTGAGTGCGGCGGATTCCTCTATCTGCATCAGAGCATGGAGGGCAGCGACGGGGAGAGCTACCCTATGGCCAATGTGCTGGAGGCCCGGGCGTACCGCACCGACAGAATGGGGCGGTTTGGATATGTGACGCTGACAGCGGAGAAAGACAATCTACTCTGCCGTGCGGGAGAGACCCTGCCTGGGCATGAATTCCACTATTGGGAGAGCACAGACCCCGGGGCGGGATTTATAGCACGAAAGCCCCAATCGGACCGCAAGTGGGACTGTGTCCACACTTCGGCCCGTCTCTATGCCGGATTCCCGCATTTCCATTTTGCATCCAGACCCGAGGCCGCCCGGCGATTTACCGCGGCCTGTGTCAGATATAGGGAGGAATTGCAATGA
- the cbiE gene encoding precorrin-6y C5,15-methyltransferase (decarboxylating) subunit CbiE, translated as MKPKVCLIGVGMGNPATLTAEAERAIEACPVLVGAPRLLEPYQKGKNCVPLIAAADILAYIETCGESPVGVLLSGDVGFYSGAKNLWPLLEGYEVESLPGISSLAYLCTKLKTSWQDAHVASAHGRILNAAGEVQSHAKTFLLTGGKTKAQDVCRAIAEWGMDWVEISVGENLSYAEERIVTGTAAELAELEFSDLAVLLCRNPSPVFRGVSNSGIPDDAFLRGDAPMTKEEVRTISLSKLRLCAHHVLWDVGAGTGSVSVEGGLALPAGRVYAIEKKADALELLRRNKEQFGVSNLHVVPGTAPEVLDGLPAPDRVFLGGTSGDMEAILRVVFEKNPAARVVVNAITLETLAEAVRCFRTLGLSGVDVLQVAVTKTREVGRYHMMNAQNPVWIISGEGRPGE; from the coding sequence GTGAAACCAAAAGTATGCCTGATCGGCGTGGGAATGGGGAACCCCGCCACGCTGACAGCAGAGGCGGAACGGGCGATTGAAGCCTGCCCTGTGCTGGTCGGGGCCCCCCGCCTGCTGGAGCCCTATCAGAAGGGAAAGAATTGTGTGCCGCTCATTGCGGCGGCGGACATCCTTGCCTATATTGAGACCTGCGGCGAGAGTCCGGTGGGGGTACTGCTCTCCGGGGATGTGGGCTTTTACAGCGGTGCCAAAAATCTGTGGCCGCTGCTGGAGGGATACGAGGTGGAGAGCCTCCCTGGTATCAGCTCCCTGGCCTACCTATGCACCAAGCTGAAGACATCCTGGCAGGACGCCCATGTGGCCAGCGCCCACGGACGTATACTCAATGCGGCTGGCGAGGTGCAAAGCCACGCCAAGACCTTCCTTCTCACCGGCGGAAAGACCAAGGCCCAGGATGTATGCCGGGCCATTGCCGAATGGGGCATGGACTGGGTGGAGATCTCCGTGGGGGAGAACCTCTCCTATGCGGAAGAGCGTATCGTTACCGGCACGGCCGCGGAGCTGGCGGAGCTGGAGTTCTCGGATTTGGCCGTACTGCTGTGCCGGAATCCCAGCCCTGTTTTCCGGGGCGTTTCCAACTCCGGCATTCCGGACGACGCGTTTCTCCGGGGAGATGCCCCCATGACCAAGGAGGAGGTCCGCACCATCTCCCTTTCCAAACTGAGACTATGCGCCCACCACGTCCTCTGGGATGTGGGCGCGGGCACCGGCTCGGTCTCGGTGGAGGGAGGACTCGCCCTTCCGGCCGGACGGGTGTATGCCATAGAGAAGAAAGCGGACGCGCTGGAGCTGCTCCGCAGGAACAAGGAGCAATTTGGGGTCTCCAACCTCCACGTCGTACCCGGGACAGCCCCTGAAGTCCTAGACGGACTGCCGGCACCGGACCGGGTGTTTCTGGGGGGGACCTCCGGAGATATGGAGGCGATCCTGCGCGTTGTATTCGAAAAGAACCCCGCCGCGCGGGTGGTGGTCAATGCTATCACCCTGGAGACGCTGGCCGAGGCGGTACGGTGCTTCCGGACTCTGGGCCTCTCCGGCGTCGATGTGCTCCAGGTTGCCGTCACCAAGACGCGGGAGGTGGGCCGCTACCACATGATGAACGCCCAGAATCCGGTATGGATCATCAGCGGGGAGGGGCGGCCCGGTGAGTAA
- the cobK gene encoding precorrin-6A reductase, which produces MHILLFGGTSEGRELAEWLAGEGVGVTLCVATGYGASLIPSDPRIRVHTGRLDRSGMEGLMREGRFERVVDATHPYAVEVTRNLRTAAENAGLPYQRLLRDGAVEGDWICVSDLAGAAERLTAVEGGILLTTGSKELAPFAVPGLRERCFPRVLPSLDSLGRCLELGFSPAHVLCMQGPFSKELNLAIIRQYGIGALVTKASGGAGGFWDKEEAAREAGCALVVVERPCQETGRSLEELKTDFKEALR; this is translated from the coding sequence ATGCATATTCTGCTGTTCGGAGGCACTTCTGAGGGACGTGAGCTTGCGGAATGGCTGGCGGGAGAGGGCGTGGGCGTTACGCTCTGTGTGGCTACGGGATATGGAGCCTCTCTGATTCCCAGTGATCCCCGCATCCGTGTCCATACCGGCCGGCTGGACCGATCCGGCATGGAGGGGCTGATGAGGGAGGGGCGCTTTGAACGGGTGGTGGATGCCACACATCCCTATGCCGTGGAGGTCACCCGAAATCTCCGGACTGCGGCAGAAAACGCCGGGCTTCCTTATCAGCGCCTCCTGCGGGATGGCGCGGTCGAGGGGGACTGGATCTGCGTGTCGGACCTGGCAGGAGCGGCGGAGCGGCTCACAGCGGTTGAGGGCGGCATTCTGCTCACCACCGGGAGCAAGGAGCTTGCCCCCTTTGCCGTGCCGGGGCTGCGGGAGCGCTGCTTTCCACGGGTACTGCCCAGCCTGGACTCTCTGGGGCGCTGTCTGGAGCTGGGGTTTTCGCCCGCGCATGTTCTGTGTATGCAGGGGCCCTTTTCCAAGGAGCTGAACCTAGCGATTATCCGCCAGTATGGGATTGGGGCGCTTGTGACCAAGGCGTCGGGCGGGGCCGGCGGCTTTTGGGACAAGGAGGAGGCCGCACGGGAAGCTGGCTGCGCCCTCGTGGTGGTGGAGAGGCCCTGTCAGGAGACAGGAAGGAGCTTGGAAGAGTTAAAAACGGATTTCAAGGAGGCGCTGCGGTGA
- the cobJ gene encoding precorrin-3B C(17)-methyltransferase: MRVTVVGLGPGAGRDLTGRAREALEQAELIIGYTAYIELIREEFSHKEMRSTGMRKEVDRCRAAVEEAVAGKDVAMVCSGDSGIYGMAALVYEVAQEYPPIEIEVVPGITAACGGAAVLGAPLTHDFAVVSLSDLLTPWEKIERRLICAAQADFVLCLYNPASHSRPDHLRRACDILLAAGKAPDTVCGFVQNIGREGECAVLTTLAALRDTKVDMFTTVFIGSGQTRVLNGKMVTPRGYLQREN, translated from the coding sequence ATGAGAGTGACCGTAGTGGGTTTGGGCCCCGGCGCGGGCCGGGACCTGACTGGTCGGGCGCGGGAGGCGCTGGAACAGGCCGAACTGATCATAGGTTATACCGCATATATCGAGCTGATTCGGGAGGAGTTTTCCCACAAAGAGATGCGCTCTACCGGTATGCGCAAAGAGGTGGACCGCTGCCGCGCGGCGGTAGAGGAGGCTGTGGCTGGAAAGGATGTGGCCATGGTGTGCTCCGGCGACTCCGGCATTTATGGTATGGCCGCACTGGTCTATGAGGTGGCTCAGGAATATCCCCCCATCGAGATCGAGGTTGTTCCGGGCATTACCGCCGCCTGCGGCGGAGCCGCTGTGCTGGGTGCCCCGCTGACCCACGACTTCGCGGTGGTATCCCTGTCGGACCTCCTTACGCCGTGGGAAAAAATCGAGCGGCGGCTCATCTGTGCGGCCCAGGCGGATTTTGTGCTCTGCCTCTACAATCCGGCGAGCCACAGCCGGCCGGACCATTTGAGGCGTGCCTGCGATATCCTGCTTGCGGCGGGAAAGGCGCCGGACACGGTCTGCGGCTTTGTGCAGAACATCGGCCGGGAGGGAGAGTGCGCCGTGCTTACGACGCTGGCGGCGCTGCGGGACACGAAGGTGGATATGTTCACCACGGTCTTTATTGGCAGCGGCCAGACTCGGGTGCTGAATGGGAAGATGGTAACGCCGCGTGGCTACCTCCAGCGGGAGAATTGA
- a CDS encoding cobalt-precorrin 5A hydrolase: protein MRLALTAFTARGAALAQALAEKLTGLGNSCMIAVPARLNLAFPTYENLGAWTGERFADCEGILFIGASGIAVRAIASYVRDKFTDPAVVSVDEAGQFAVPLLSGHVGGANDLARTVAAMTGGRAAVSTATDVNGKFAVDQWAREQGFFLDGKEAAKCISAALLSGKPVGLKSDFPIQGELPDGVMEGAAELGFAITLDDAAAPFPMTLRLIPRVLNLGIGCRRGVTAEAIARAVGEVLCAHRLSSKAVRQVCTIDLKKEEAGLLAFCRQWGLPLRTFTPQELAEISGEFTPSEFVRGVTGVDNVCERAAVRAGGELVVRKQAGGGVTVAVSREPLVISLEGESA, encoded by the coding sequence GTGAGACTGGCGCTCACCGCCTTTACCGCGCGGGGGGCGGCACTGGCCCAGGCGCTGGCGGAGAAATTGACGGGACTGGGAAACAGCTGCATGATAGCGGTTCCCGCACGGCTGAATTTGGCGTTCCCGACTTACGAGAACCTGGGCGCATGGACGGGAGAACGCTTTGCCGACTGCGAGGGAATCCTCTTCATCGGTGCCAGCGGCATCGCGGTCCGGGCCATTGCTTCCTATGTGAGGGACAAGTTCACCGATCCCGCCGTTGTCTCGGTGGATGAGGCAGGGCAGTTCGCGGTGCCGCTCCTCTCCGGACATGTGGGAGGAGCAAACGACCTTGCCAGGACTGTGGCGGCGATGACCGGCGGCAGGGCGGCTGTGTCCACTGCCACGGATGTAAATGGAAAATTTGCCGTGGATCAGTGGGCAAGGGAGCAAGGTTTTTTCCTTGACGGGAAAGAGGCGGCAAAGTGTATTTCGGCGGCCCTACTGAGCGGTAAACCAGTGGGACTGAAAAGTGATTTTCCTATACAAGGGGAGTTGCCGGATGGGGTGATGGAGGGGGCAGCGGAGCTGGGGTTTGCCATCACGCTGGACGATGCAGCCGCGCCCTTTCCTATGACGCTGAGACTGATCCCCAGGGTGTTGAATCTGGGGATCGGATGCCGCCGCGGCGTGACGGCGGAGGCCATCGCCAGAGCGGTGGGGGAGGTGCTGTGTGCTCACCGGCTTTCATCGAAGGCGGTCAGGCAGGTATGTACCATTGACCTCAAAAAAGAGGAGGCGGGACTGCTGGCCTTTTGCCGGCAGTGGGGACTGCCTCTGCGGACCTTTACTCCACAGGAACTGGCGGAGATTTCCGGTGAATTCACGCCTTCGGAATTTGTTCGGGGCGTCACGGGCGTGGACAATGTCTGTGAGCGTGCCGCTGTCCGGGCGGGCGGTGAACTGGTCGTCAGGAAGCAGGCTGGGGGAGGCGTTACCGTAGCGGTGAGCCGTGAGCCCCTTGTGATATCATTGGAAGGAGAGAGCGCATGA
- the cobM gene encoding precorrin-4 C(11)-methyltransferase gives MIHFIGAGPGAADLITVRGARLLREADVIIYAGSLVNPALLENKKENCAIYDSASMTLEDVIDVMKATEASGGTTVRLHTGDPSLYGAIREQMDRLDELEIAYDVTPGVSSFSGAAAALEAEYTLPEVSQSVIITRMAGRTPVPEREKLSKMASHGCTMVLFLSTGLLEDVERELMEGGYGPDTPAAIVYKATWPEQRVYRCTVSTLARTAKENQVTKTALITVGGFLGGQYERSKLYDPGFTHGYRVGSES, from the coding sequence ATGATCCACTTTATTGGCGCGGGCCCCGGAGCCGCGGACCTCATCACTGTCCGCGGCGCACGGCTTCTGCGGGAAGCGGATGTGATCATCTATGCCGGCTCTCTGGTAAATCCGGCGCTTCTGGAGAACAAGAAAGAGAACTGTGCCATCTATGACAGTGCCTCCATGACCCTGGAGGATGTGATAGATGTGATGAAGGCCACGGAGGCATCCGGAGGCACCACCGTTCGGCTCCACACCGGAGACCCCTCTCTTTATGGGGCCATCCGGGAGCAGATGGACCGCTTGGACGAGCTGGAGATCGCCTATGACGTAACACCGGGCGTATCCTCTTTTTCCGGTGCGGCGGCCGCGCTGGAGGCGGAATATACCCTTCCGGAGGTTTCGCAAAGCGTCATTATCACACGGATGGCAGGCCGGACACCGGTCCCCGAAAGGGAAAAGCTGTCTAAAATGGCCTCGCATGGCTGCACGATGGTGCTGTTCCTCTCCACAGGACTCCTCGAAGATGTGGAGAGAGAGCTGATGGAGGGCGGATATGGACCCGATACCCCGGCCGCGATTGTCTATAAGGCCACCTGGCCGGAACAGCGGGTATACCGCTGCACGGTTTCCACCCTGGCCCGGACGGCAAAAGAAAACCAGGTTACCAAGACGGCCCTTATTACCGTGGGGGGCTTCCTGGGCGGCCAGTATGAGCGCTCCAAGCTCTATGATCCCGGATTTACCCACGGCTACCGGGTGGGGAGTGAATCGTGA
- the cbiD gene encoding cobalt-precorrin-5B (C(1))-methyltransferase CbiD, translating into MGTFEHYISVGRGRLRCGYTTGTCAAAAARGAAELLLTGEMPALVRVETPAGIPVEAELLEPASGCGWASCAVRKDGGDDPDATHGTLVFAKVEKTKAREVTIEGGVGVGRVTRPGLDQPVGEAAINHVPREMILRQMEEVRRKAGYSEGLRVEISVPAGEKLAKRTFNPRLGITGGISILGTSGIVRPMSEAALIDSLRLELDVQAAAGVGDIVVTPGNYGEHFSREVLHLSLDHWATCSNYIGEAIDHAAGLGFRSFLLVGHLGKLCKAAAGNMNTHSRVSDARRETLAAHTALCGGDRTVVEAVFLAITTDEAVDILDRAGLREPVMASLAGALDQRLKARAGEDMDIEAIFFSNKHGILGRTPGAERLAALHAPD; encoded by the coding sequence ATGGGCACCTTTGAACACTATATCTCCGTTGGCCGCGGCCGTCTCCGCTGCGGGTATACGACCGGTACCTGTGCCGCCGCCGCGGCACGGGGGGCGGCGGAGCTTCTGCTCACAGGGGAGATGCCCGCTCTGGTCCGGGTGGAGACGCCCGCCGGCATCCCTGTGGAAGCCGAGCTCTTAGAGCCGGCGTCGGGATGCGGATGGGCCTCCTGTGCGGTCCGGAAGGACGGGGGAGATGACCCGGACGCCACCCATGGCACCTTGGTTTTTGCCAAGGTGGAAAAGACGAAAGCCCGCGAAGTCACCATCGAAGGCGGGGTGGGCGTAGGGCGGGTCACCCGGCCCGGACTGGACCAGCCGGTAGGCGAGGCGGCCATCAATCATGTGCCCCGGGAAATGATCCTTCGCCAGATGGAGGAAGTACGCCGGAAGGCGGGGTACTCCGAGGGGCTCCGGGTGGAGATCTCCGTCCCGGCAGGGGAGAAATTGGCAAAAAGGACCTTTAATCCCCGGCTGGGGATCACAGGGGGCATTTCTATCCTGGGGACCTCCGGCATTGTGCGGCCTATGAGTGAAGCCGCACTTATAGATTCCCTGCGTCTGGAGCTGGACGTGCAGGCTGCGGCGGGGGTGGGAGACATCGTGGTGACTCCTGGTAATTACGGCGAACATTTTTCAAGGGAAGTTCTCCACCTGTCGCTGGACCACTGGGCCACCTGCTCCAACTATATTGGAGAGGCCATTGATCACGCAGCAGGGTTGGGATTTCGCAGCTTTCTGCTGGTGGGCCATCTGGGCAAGCTGTGCAAGGCTGCGGCGGGAAACATGAATACGCACTCCAGGGTATCCGATGCCAGGCGGGAGACCCTGGCGGCGCATACAGCCCTGTGCGGTGGGGACCGTACTGTTGTGGAGGCGGTGTTTCTGGCCATCACCACAGACGAAGCAGTTGATATTCTGGACCGCGCCGGACTGCGGGAGCCTGTAATGGCATCCCTGGCCGGTGCACTGGACCAGAGGCTCAAGGCACGGGCGGGAGAGGATATGGACATCGAGGCCATTTTTTTCTCCAACAAGCATGGGATACTGGGCCGGACGCCGGGAGCGGAGCGGCTGGCCGCGCTCCACGCCCCGGACTGA
- a CDS encoding B12-binding domain-containing radical SAM protein: MRYEGDIYRPPGEWKSYLLQTTVGCSHNTCTFCRMYRGKRFHIRPLPDILEDIRMAKACYGDLRRVFLCDGDAIIMKTEELLSILDALYDAFPSLEKVTTYAGPLSTLSKTPEELKTLRKAGLTRAYLGVESGSDALLHAVKKGADARQMLEAGIRLREAGFDLWVMVILGLAGPGEAGRRHILDTAAMINEMRPRHLSALTLTLYPGTDLYQEWRAGRFQAATARDTLREARLLIEKLAVDPLHFTCDHASNYVPLKGGLPEDRAYFLSRLDQALESGTGMRPEWSRGL; encoded by the coding sequence ATGCGCTATGAAGGTGATATCTACCGTCCGCCCGGAGAGTGGAAGAGCTATCTCCTGCAGACCACGGTGGGGTGTTCTCACAACACCTGTACGTTTTGCCGGATGTATCGGGGGAAACGGTTCCATATCCGCCCTTTGCCGGATATCCTGGAGGATATCCGCATGGCAAAAGCCTGCTATGGGGACCTTCGTCGGGTGTTCCTCTGTGACGGAGATGCGATCATCATGAAAACGGAGGAACTGCTTTCGATTCTGGACGCCCTTTATGACGCCTTCCCATCCCTGGAGAAGGTGACCACGTATGCTGGGCCGCTGAGCACGCTTTCCAAAACACCGGAAGAACTGAAAACCCTGCGGAAGGCCGGGCTGACCCGTGCCTATCTGGGAGTGGAGAGCGGAAGCGACGCGCTTCTGCACGCGGTCAAAAAAGGGGCGGACGCGCGGCAGATGCTGGAGGCGGGAATCCGTCTCAGGGAGGCGGGCTTTGACCTCTGGGTCATGGTGATCCTGGGTCTGGCCGGCCCTGGTGAGGCTGGGCGGCGGCATATTCTGGATACTGCGGCCATGATCAATGAGATGCGCCCCAGGCATCTCTCGGCGCTGACGCTGACGCTGTATCCGGGCACAGATCTCTATCAGGAATGGAGAGCGGGAAGATTTCAGGCGGCCACGGCGCGGGATACCCTGCGGGAGGCACGATTGCTCATTGAAAAGCTGGCGGTGGACCCGCTCCACTTTACCTGCGACCATGCCTCCAATTACGTGCCTCTGAAGGGAGGCCTGCCCGAAGACCGTGCATACTTTCTATCCCGTCTGGACCAAGCGCTGGAGAGCGGTACCGGGATGCGGCCGGAGTGGAGCCGGGGACTCTGA